The DNA window GAACGGAAACGTCATCAGGTTCTCGATCGAGATCATCACCGCCTCGCGCTCCAGCGCGGGGATCTGCTCATCCTCGGGCAGATCCTTCACCCGCTCGTATCCCGGCCGCAGAATGTCCATCCAGCGCCCGACAAAGCTGGTCTTTTCCTCCAGCGCGGGCGCTTTTCCCGAACACATCGCATGACAGCCGGCGACGCCGCCGCAACTGGTGTGGCCGACCACGATCACATGCGCGACCTTCAGCGCCGTCACCGCGTATTCGATCGTCGCCGAGGTGCCGTGCTGCAACCCGTCGGGCGCATAGGGCGGCACCAGATTGGCGATGTTGCGGTGAATGAAGAACTCGCCCGAATCCGCGCCGAAGATGCTGGTCACATGCACCCGGCTGTCGCAGCACGAGATCACCATCGCCCGCGGGCGCTGCCCGTCATCGGCCAGACGGCGATACCAGCCGCGGTTGTCGGCAAAGGATGTGGCCTTCCAGCCGTGGAACCGGCTGACCAGATATTGCGGCAGGGGGCGGACGTTGTGCATGCTTGACCTCGCGCTTTTGCCCGTGTGTTACGACGGGTTTGAGGAAAATTCGAGCGGTTTCTTCGCCGCCGATCAAGCGTTTCTTCACCGCCGCGCGTCATCTTCTCGCCACATGTGGCAGAACGAGTTCTCGGAGGTGCAGATGGCACAGATCACGTCGCTGGCGATAACCGAGCCTGTGCGCGTCGATGCAAGGCGGGTGGGCGATATCGTCGGCGAGCTGGGCGAAACCGCCGCGCAGAACGTCATCGGACTGGCGCTGGAACAGCTTGCCGTGGCGCTGACCGCCACCGATGCCGCGCTTGAGGCGGGCGATCTGGCGCTGGCGGTCGGTCACGCCGACCGGCTGTCGCGGCTGGCCTGGCAGATCGGGCTTTTGTCGCTGGCCGGTGTCGCGATGGATCTGGGCGCGCTGGCCGAACGCGGACAGGCGCCGGCGCTGTCGGCGGTCCGCGCCCGGCTGTTGCGGGTCGGCAACCGGTCGCTGACCGCGATCTGGGACCGTGGCGGCACCGGCTGAGCCGGGGTCTTGCAGGGCCGCCCGCAGCTTGTAGTGTGGCCGCACGATCAGCCAAGGAAACCGCCATGACCCCGGAATTCGCCCCCGCCACGGATGAGTCGCTGCCGATCTGGCCGGTCTGGAAGGACGATCCCATCCCGCCGCAGGCGCAGGCGGGCGACTGGCCGGAACGCTGCGGCTTCACCGGCGCGTCGGGCGAAACCTGCCTTCTGCCGGACGGACAGGGCGGTCTTGCCGGTGCGCTTGTGGGGCTTGGCGCGCGCGATCGCGCGGACCGCCAGCGGTTCGGCTTTGCGCGCGCCGCCGACCTTCCCCGCGGCGTGTGGCATCTGGCCGAAACGCCCGACGGGTTCGACGCCGAACAGGCCGCGCTTGGCTGGCTGCTGGGCCAGTATCGCTTTGCCCGCTACAAGTCCGCGCCGTCGCCCGCCGCGCGCCTTGTCTGCCCGGACGGTGTCGATGCCGCCAAGGTGCAGGCCATCGCCGCCGGCGAATACCTGACCCGCGACCTGATCAACACGCCGGCCAGCGACATGGGGCCGCAACAGCTTGAGGATGGGGCGCGCGATCTGGCCCGCGCTCTGGGCGCCTCGGTCGAGGTGACGACCGGCGCGGCGCTGCTGACCGCAAACCTGCCGATGATCCACGCCGTCGGGCGCGCGGCGCAGGACGCGCCGCGGCTGATCGACATCCGGCTGGGCGATGGCGCGGGTCCGGCGCTGACCATCGTCGGCAAGGGGGTCTGCTTCGATACCGGCGGGCTGAACCTGAAGCCCGGTGCGTCGATGGGGCTGATGAAAAAGGACATGGGCGGGGCCGCGACCGCGCTTGGCCTGCTGAAAATGCTGGCGGAGACCGGCGCGGCGCAGGGCCGCCGCATCCGCGTGCTGATCCCGGCAGTCGAAAACAGCGTGGCCGGCAACGCCTTTCGCCCCGGCGACGTGCTGACCAGCCGCAAGGGGCTGACGGTCGAGGTGAACAACACCGACGCCGAAGGAAGGCTGGTGCTGGCCGACGCGCTGACGCTGGCGGCCGAGGAAAAGCCCGATCTGATGATCTCGTTCGCGACGCTGACCGGGGCGGCGCGGGTGGCGCTTGGCCCCGACATTCCGCCCTTCTACTGCGACGACGACACGACCGCGCAGACGATCCAGTCGGCCGCGATGCAGGTCGCCGATCCGCTGTGGCGGATGCCGTTCTGGGCGCCCTACGAGTCGCTGATCGAACCGCAGATCGCGGATCTGGACAACGCGCCCTCGGGCGGCATGGCCGGCTCGATCACCGCGGCGCTGTTCCTGCGCCGCTTTGCCGAAGGGGCGGGCCGTTACGTGCATCTGGACATCTATGGCTGGCAGCCGACCGCCGCGCCGGGCCGGCCCAAGGGCGGCGTCGGTCAGGGCGCGCGCGCGATCCTGGCCGCGCTGCCGCGGATGCTGGCATGAGCCTCGACCGTCGCCTGACGCCGGCCACCGAGCGGGTCGCGCTGGCCAGCCTGCGGGGCATCCTCGACCGGCCGGCCTACAGCGCGGGCGATCCGGCGCGCGTCGCCGTTCCCCTCGCCGATCTGATGAGCGCGCCGGACGGTCGCCGCGACCGGCAGGTGAATTTCGGCGCCGACGCGACGGTGATCGACCGCGACGGCGACTGGGCGTTCGTGCAGATGGCGCTGGACGGATATTGCGGCTGGCTGCGCCACGATGCGCTGACCGACGATATGCCGCCCGTGACGCATCGCGTGATCGCGCCCGCCACCCATGTCTATCCCGCCCCCGACATGAAGCGGCACCAGATGCACGCGCTGTCTTTGGGCGCGCGCCTGTCGGTGACCGGGACCGAGGGCGGGTTCGCGCGCCTTGCCACCGGCGGCTATGTGCCGCTGCCCCATATCGGCGACCGGCCCGCCGCCGATCCGGTCGCGGTCGCGGAACTGCTGATCGGCACGCCCTATCTCTGGGGCGGCAACAGCGACTGGGGCATCGACTGTTCGGGGCTGGTGCAGGCGGCGCTGACGGCCTGCGACATCCCCTGCCCCGGCGACAGCGACCTTCAGCGCGCGGCCTTTCCCGCCGCCGACAACATCCGGCGCGGCGACCTGCTGTTCTGGCCCGGCCATGTCGCGCTGGCCGTGTCGGACACGCAGATGATCCACGCCACCGCCTGGAGGATGGCGGTCATGTGGGAGCCGATAGCGAACGCCATCGCCCGCATCGAGGCGGCCGGCGACGGCCCGTTTCAGGGCATCCGAAGACCCGTCAGGGGATGATGTTGCCGACCCAGTTGCCATGAACCCAGCCAAGGCCCCTGCCGGAAATCTGACGACGCGGCCCGACCCTCTGGCAGACATCCGCCTGATCGATCTGTCCGCCCGGCACCGCGATGCCATACCAACCATCGCGACCCTCGAAGATCGTCAGGCGATCACCATTATGAACTTCGCCCAACTTGCGGTAGTTGCTGCCCGGCCCGCTGCGGACGGCCAGAAAACCGTCGCCATCCGTCTTCAGCCCCATCACGGTCCCCTGGCTGCAATTCGCGGCCTGACCGTCCGATTCGTATTCGTGGATCGGAACATCCAGTTGCTGCGCCATCACGACCGCGCCGCTGATCACCAGCGCCAATGGGGCAAGGACAAGGCTGTAAAATCTCATCATGCCCACAATGCTAACCCAGCCGGTGTCGTCTGGCTATCCTCAACAGACCGCAAATGGGTCAGAGGTTGAACACGCGCTCGGGCTGGACCTTGCCGCCCTGATAGCGGCCGATGCAGACCGGGCCGCGCGCATCCGCGACCCACACCAGCTCGCCCCATTCCGCCCCGCCTGTCACCTCGCCGGGATTGCCGTTGCGGATTCGCACCGCGCCCTCTGGCGTCGCGCGCAGCATCGGCAGATCGTCCAGCGCCGATTCCAGCGGCAGCAGCCGCGATTCCAGCCAGTCCTGCGCATCCCGGTCGACGCGGTCGAACGTCACCCCGTCCTCGACCTCGAACGGCCCCGACCAGACCCGCCGCAGGGCGGCGACATGGCCCAGACAGCCCAGCTTGCGCCCCAGGTCGCGGGCGATGGCGCGCACGTAGCCGCCCTTGCCGCAGACCATCTCCAGCCGCGCGGTGTCGCGCTCGGCCTGAAGCAAGGTCAGGCTTTCGACCCATAGCGGGCGCGCGGCGAGGTCCAGATCGGCCCCCTCGCGCGCCAGGTCATAGGCGCGTTCGCCGTCCACCTTGACGGCCGAAAAGGCGGGCGGAACCTGCATGATCTCGCCCGTGAAATCCGGCAGCGCGGCGTCGATGTCCGCCCGGTCCGGGCGGGCGTCGGACTGCCGCAGCACCTGGCCCGAGGCATCGTCGGTCGTCGTCTCGGCCCCCCAGTTCACGGTGAAGTCATAGCATTTCAGCGCATCGGTCAGGATCGCCGCGGTTTTCGTGGCCTCGCCCAGGGCGACGGCCAGAACGCCGGTGGCGTCGGGGTCCAGCGTGCCGGCATGTCCCGCCTTCTTCGCGTCCAGCGCCCATCGCACCTTGTTGACGACCGCGGTCGAGGTGACGCCTGCCGGCTTGTCCACGATCAGCCAGCCGGTGATGTCGCGGCCCTTCTTGCGTGCCATAAGGCCCCTCCTGAAGACAAACGAAGCCGGCCGGATAGCCCCGGTGCCGGCAGGGGTCAACCGGCGCGGATGACCCGGACCGGATCACTCGGCGGTACCGACCAGCCCGATCATCGGCCCCAGGCTGCGCCCGAAATCCGCCCGGTTCACCGCCGGCGCGTAAAGCCGGCTGATCGAGCCGTCCAGATACAGCGCGTCGCGCACCCGCAGCCCGTCGCGGAACAGCCGCCCGAATTCGTGAAATGTCACCGGCCGGTCCGAGATGGCAAACCACGCCGTCTGCCCATCCGGCGCGACGCCGACGCCGTTGCGGATGTAGCGGCTGTCGGAATCGACCAGGAACCGCGGATGCAGCGCGCCGTCGATGACCAGCATCGGGCCCGATTGCGTCGCCAGCCGGCATTCGGGCTGCGCGGCGGCGAATGCCCGGCTTTCGATCACCTGAAACGGCCGCGCGCCGCCGGTGCAGAACACCCCGTTGGGCAACATCCCGAAATTGCCGCCGCCCGCCTGCGTGTTGACCGGCTGGCGTTCCTGCCCGTCGATCACCAGCAATCCCACGGGCCGATAGTCGGGGTGGAACATGCCCGCGTTCATAGCGAAATCCAGCGTCTCGCCGGGCGCCAGCGTCTTGCGCAGATTGTTGAAATTGTTCAGGGGCCGGCCGTTTCCATCGTCCTGCCACAGCCGCAGCCCGGCCTCATGCGCGGCATCGACCTGACAGACGACATAGCCCTGACCGTCATGGTCGACCCGTCCGCACCCCTCGGACGCGACCGGCAGCGCCATGGCGAACACCATCCCCGCAATGACGCCCAACTGCCGCTGCAGTTCAAGCATCGTTGCGATCATCGTCCGCGTCCGGCGCCTCGACATCGCGGCGCACACGCTCATCGGCGAACATGCGGCGGGTGTCGTCCAGCCGGTCGAAGGTCTCGTCCAGCTGGAACCGCAGCTGCGGCGCGTATTTCAGCGTCAGGCCCTTGGCGACAAGGTGGCGCAGTTCCGGCGCGTTGCGGCGCAGCGCGGCCAGCGCGTCCTCGGCGTCGTGACCGCCAAGCGGCAGCACATAGGCGGTCGCCACCTTCAGGTCGGCCGAGGTGCGCACCTCGCCCACGGTGATCGAATGACGGTTCAGGTCGGGGTCATGCACGTCCGCGCGCAACAGCACGTCCGACAGGGTGCGGCGGATCAGTTCGCCCACCCGCAGCTGACGCTGCGACGGGCCCGGGCCATGGGAAAAGCGGTTCTGTGCCATGATCCCCGATGTAGGGGGTCGCGAGCCGAGCCGCAACGGGATATGAGGCAGCAAAGCGCAGAGGTGAAGCATGAGCGATTTCCAGCAGACCGACACCGGCGAGGTGCCGGGCATCGTCGTGACCGGCGCCTCGGGGCGGATGGGGCAGATGCTGATCCGGCTGATCCTGACCGACGACAGGGTGCGTCTGGCCGGCGCGCTGGAACGCGACGGCCATGCGTGGATCGGCCGCGACATCGGCGAGGCGATGGGCGGCCAGCCGGCGGGCGTTCTGGTCAGCGACGATCCGGTCACGACCATCGCGCGGGCGCAGGCGGTGATCGACTTCACCGCCCCCACCGCCACCGCGGGCTTTGCGGAACTGACCGCGCAGGCCCGCGCCGTGCATGTGGTCGGCACCACCGGGCTGGACGCGGAGGATCTGGCCAAACTGTCGGCAGCCGCCCGTCACGCGCCCATCATCCGCGCCGGCAACATGAGTTTGGGCGTGAACCTGCTGGCGGGGCTGACCCGCAAGGTGGCCGCAGCACTTGGCGAGGATTGGGACATCGAGATCGTCGAGGCGCATCACCGCATGAAGGTCGACGCGCCCTCGGGCACCGCGCTGATGCTGGGCCAGGCCGCAGCCGAAGGCCGGGGCGCGGCCCTGGACGATCTGCGCACGCCCGCGCGCGAGGGGATCACCGGCGCGCGCGAGGCGGGCCGCATCGGCTTCTCGGCCGTTCGGGGCGGCGACATCGTGGGCGAACACGACGTGATCTTCGCCGGCACGGGCGAGCGTCTGATCCTGCGCCATGTCGCCACCGACCGCGCGATCTTTGCGCGCGGCGCGATCCGGGCGGCGCTGTGGGGGCAGGACAAGGACCCGGGCGAATACGACATGGCCGACGTTCTGGGGCTGACCTGACATGACACAAGATTCCTGCCTGTTCTGCCGCATCGCCGCCGGCGATCTGCCCGCCCATGTCATCCACCGCGACGATCGCATCGTGGCCTTTCTGGACCTGCACCCGATCCGCGAGGGTCACGCGCTGGTCATCCCCCGCGACCATCATGTCTGGTTCGAGGATCTGCCCCCCGGACTGGCCACCCGCATCACCAGCTGCGCCCAATCCATCGCCCGCGCGATGAAACGGCTTTACGACGTGCCGCGCGTGTCGATGTTCTATACCGGCATCCATGTGGCCCACGCCCATGCCCATGTCGTGCCCATGCATCACGTCCACGACGTCACCTCGCTGGCCTATCTGGCCGAGGGGCCGGACGGGTTTTCCGCGCCGCCGCAACTGCCGGCGGACCGGATGCAGGACATCGCCCGGCAACTGCGCGACGCGATCTAGGGCTGGATCGAACAGCAGCCCGACAGAAGCTGCGGCGAAGGCCCGTGCCGGATCAGGCTGGCGCGCAGGCCGAACAGGCGGTCGGACATGCCGTCCGAACAGATCTGCGGCGTGGCGATCAGGGTCAGGTCATCGGCCAGCACGGCGCGCATCGGGTCGCGAAAGACGCCGGTGCCAAGGATCGCGCCGATGTCATGGCGCTGCGCGGGCAGATCCACCCCGTCCAGCACCAGTTCGCCGCCATCGGTGGCGACGTTCCAGAACGGCTCGGTCCCGTGACAGGAAAACCCCTGCGGCAGCGCGCCGTCCTGCCAGACATCGGTGCGATAGGCCAGAAAGCGCAGCGACACCCAACCCGACCGCTCGCCGGCATTGACCCGACCCCATCCGCGCCGCTCCTCGACCACCTCGATATGCGTGGCATCGGGGGCCAGCGCGCCGATGATCGGGGCCGAGGCATCGGGGCCTTCGCGCAGGTTCAGCACGTCGTCGGCGGCGACACCGGTCACGTCGAACAGCGTCGGCAGGATATATTCCTGCGTCGCATGGGCCGGACCGGCCAGCAACAGGACGACAAGGGCGGCGCGCAGCATGGCAGTCTCCTTCACGGGTGATCGACGCGGCCGCGATCATCGCATGCCGGAACGCATTTGCACCAGCCCGCCAACGGGCTAGAAGCAGGGCATGACGACACTGCGCCTGACCGCCGATCAAGACATGACTGCCGCCTTGGCGCGGATGCTGGCCGCCACCGCGCGGCCCGGCGACACGATCCTGCTGGACGGGCCGGTCGGGGCCGGCAAGACCCATTTCGCACGCGCCTTCATCCGCGCCCGGCAGGGGCCGGCGGCCGAGGATGTGCCCAGCCCGACCTTCACGCTGGTCCAGACCTATGACGACCCGATGGGGACCGAGGTCTGGCACGCCGACCTGTATCGCCTGACCGATCCGGCCGAGCTGGACGAGCTGGGCCTGGACGAGGCCCGTGACAGCGCCATCTGCCTGATCGAATGGCCGGACCGGATGGAAACGCTGCCCGATACGGCGCTGACGGTCGCGATCATGCCCGACGATGACCCGGATCTGCGCCGGATCGCGCTGTCCGGCCCCGATCTGTCGCGGGCGGTCGCGCGGGCGCGGTTCGTCCGGGGTGCCGGATGGGCGGACGCGCGGGTCGTGCCGCTGGCGGGCGATGCCTCGGCCCGCCGCTATTTCCGGCTGACGGGGCCGGATGGGGCTGCGGTGCTGATGGACGATCCGGCGGGCGATTGCGGGCAATTCGTGGCGATGACGCACTGGCTGCGCGAACGCGGCTTCGGCGCGCCCGAACTGCTGGCCGCGGACACGGCGGCGGGGCTGCTGCTGGTTCAGGATCTGGGCGACGATCTGGTCGCGCGGGTGCTGCGCGACCGGCCGGCGCAGGCGCAGGCGATCCATGACCGGATCACCAATCTGCTGGTCGCGCTGCACCGCCACGAGGTGCCGGACTTCGTCCCGGCGCTGGACGGGCCGGCGCTGGCCGAACAGGCGGGGCTGTTTGCCGACTGGTATCCGCAGGCGGTGGACCAGACGGACGGTTTCGGCCGCGACATCGCGCCCGTCATCGCCGCGCTTCACGCCGATCTGGCCGCAGACCAGCCGCCGGTGCTTGCCCTGCGGGATTTTCATGCCGAAAACCTGATCTGGCGCGGCGAGGCGCCCCTGGGGCTGATCGACTATCAGGACGCGGTTTCCTGCCATCCGGCCTATGATCTGGTGTCGGTGCTGCAAGATGCCCGCCACGAGGTCGCCCCGGCGATCGAGACGGCCAGCATCGCCCGCTATCTGGCCGCGACCGGGCTGGATGAGGGACGGTTCCGCGCCGCCTATGCGCTGCTGGGGGCGCAGCGCAATCTGCGCATCCTGGGCATCTTCACGCGGCTTTGCGTGCGCGACGGCAAGCCACGCTATCTTGATTTCATGCCGCGCGTGTGGGGCTATGTGCAGCGCAACCTGGCCCATCCCGCGCTGGCGCCGCTGGCCCGCACCCTGACCGGATTGCCCGCGCCGGACGGGGCCACGCTTGACAGGATCCGCCGCCGATGCGCCCGCTGATGATCTTTGCCGCCGGTCTGGGCACGCGGATGCGGCCGCTGACGCAGACCCGGCCGAAACCGCTGATCGAGGTCGCGGGCCAGACCCTGCTGGATCGGGCGCTGCATCTGGGCCGTCAGGCCGGCTGCGCGCCCATCGCGGTCAACACGCATTATCTGGGCCAGCAGATCGCGGATCATCTGGCCGGTCAGGACGTGGCGATCAGCGATGAGGCCGGCGCGATCCTGGATACCGGCGGCGGTTTGCGCAAGGCGCTGCCCCTGCTGGGGTCGGGGCCTGTGATGACGCTGAACCCGGACGTGGTCTGGACCGGACCCAACCCGCTGGAAACGCTGGCCCGCGAATGGCGCGACGGGATGCAGGCGCTGCTGGCGCTGGTGCCCATCGACCGGGCGACGGCGCGGCAGGGCGCGGGCGATTTCGCGCTGGACGGCGCGGGCCGGATCGCGCGCCGCGGCGATTTCGTCTATGCCGGGGCGCAGATCGTCGACCCCGACCTGCTGGCCGACATCACGGACGACGTCTTCTCGCTGAACCGGGTCTGGGACGCGGCGATTGCGCGCGGAACCGGTTTCGGCACGGTCCATCCCGGCGGCTGGTGCGATGTGGGCCGGCCCGACGCGATCCCGCTGGCCGAGGCGCTGCTGCATGGCTGACTGGCAGAACGGCCTGTTCGCGCTGCCGCCCGGCGTCGATTTCGCGGGCGAATTCGTGCGCGGCTTTCTGGATCGCATGACCGGCCAGCCGCCCGAGGCCGTGGCCCGCGTCACCATCTATGCCAACTCGACCCGGA is part of the Paracoccus stylophorae genome and encodes:
- a CDS encoding carbonic anhydrase codes for the protein MHNVRPLPQYLVSRFHGWKATSFADNRGWYRRLADDGQRPRAMVISCCDSRVHVTSIFGADSGEFFIHRNIANLVPPYAPDGLQHGTSATIEYAVTALKVAHVIVVGHTSCGGVAGCHAMCSGKAPALEEKTSFVGRWMDILRPGYERVKDLPEDEQIPALEREAVMISIENLMTFPFVEAAVEDGALSLHGLVHDIREGTLWQAEDAGQRWISI
- a CDS encoding leucyl aminopeptidase family protein; translated protein: MTPEFAPATDESLPIWPVWKDDPIPPQAQAGDWPERCGFTGASGETCLLPDGQGGLAGALVGLGARDRADRQRFGFARAADLPRGVWHLAETPDGFDAEQAALGWLLGQYRFARYKSAPSPAARLVCPDGVDAAKVQAIAAGEYLTRDLINTPASDMGPQQLEDGARDLARALGASVEVTTGAALLTANLPMIHAVGRAAQDAPRLIDIRLGDGAGPALTIVGKGVCFDTGGLNLKPGASMGLMKKDMGGAATALGLLKMLAETGAAQGRRIRVLIPAVENSVAGNAFRPGDVLTSRKGLTVEVNNTDAEGRLVLADALTLAAEEKPDLMISFATLTGAARVALGPDIPPFYCDDDTTAQTIQSAAMQVADPLWRMPFWAPYESLIEPQIADLDNAPSGGMAGSITAALFLRRFAEGAGRYVHLDIYGWQPTAAPGRPKGGVGQGARAILAALPRMLA
- a CDS encoding NlpC/P60 family protein, giving the protein MSLDRRLTPATERVALASLRGILDRPAYSAGDPARVAVPLADLMSAPDGRRDRQVNFGADATVIDRDGDWAFVQMALDGYCGWLRHDALTDDMPPVTHRVIAPATHVYPAPDMKRHQMHALSLGARLSVTGTEGGFARLATGGYVPLPHIGDRPAADPVAVAELLIGTPYLWGGNSDWGIDCSGLVQAALTACDIPCPGDSDLQRAAFPAADNIRRGDLLFWPGHVALAVSDTQMIHATAWRMAVMWEPIANAIARIEAAGDGPFQGIRRPVRG
- a CDS encoding SH3 domain-containing protein, coding for MMRFYSLVLAPLALVISGAVVMAQQLDVPIHEYESDGQAANCSQGTVMGLKTDGDGFLAVRSGPGSNYRKLGEVHNGDRLTIFEGRDGWYGIAVPGGQIDQADVCQRVGPRRQISGRGLGWVHGNWVGNIIP
- the truB gene encoding tRNA pseudouridine(55) synthase TruB, giving the protein MARKKGRDITGWLIVDKPAGVTSTAVVNKVRWALDAKKAGHAGTLDPDATGVLAVALGEATKTAAILTDALKCYDFTVNWGAETTTDDASGQVLRQSDARPDRADIDAALPDFTGEIMQVPPAFSAVKVDGERAYDLAREGADLDLAARPLWVESLTLLQAERDTARLEMVCGKGGYVRAIARDLGRKLGCLGHVAALRRVWSGPFEVEDGVTFDRVDRDAQDWLESRLLPLESALDDLPMLRATPEGAVRIRNGNPGEVTGGAEWGELVWVADARGPVCIGRYQGGKVQPERVFNL
- a CDS encoding phosphodiester glycosidase family protein yields the protein MQRQLGVIAGMVFAMALPVASEGCGRVDHDGQGYVVCQVDAAHEAGLRLWQDDGNGRPLNNFNNLRKTLAPGETLDFAMNAGMFHPDYRPVGLLVIDGQERQPVNTQAGGGNFGMLPNGVFCTGGARPFQVIESRAFAAAQPECRLATQSGPMLVIDGALHPRFLVDSDSRYIRNGVGVAPDGQTAWFAISDRPVTFHEFGRLFRDGLRVRDALYLDGSISRLYAPAVNRADFGRSLGPMIGLVGTAE
- the rbfA gene encoding 30S ribosome-binding factor RbfA encodes the protein MAQNRFSHGPGPSQRQLRVGELIRRTLSDVLLRADVHDPDLNRHSITVGEVRTSADLKVATAYVLPLGGHDAEDALAALRRNAPELRHLVAKGLTLKYAPQLRFQLDETFDRLDDTRRMFADERVRRDVEAPDADDDRNDA
- the dapB gene encoding 4-hydroxy-tetrahydrodipicolinate reductase, which gives rise to MSDFQQTDTGEVPGIVVTGASGRMGQMLIRLILTDDRVRLAGALERDGHAWIGRDIGEAMGGQPAGVLVSDDPVTTIARAQAVIDFTAPTATAGFAELTAQARAVHVVGTTGLDAEDLAKLSAAARHAPIIRAGNMSLGVNLLAGLTRKVAAALGEDWDIEIVEAHHRMKVDAPSGTALMLGQAAAEGRGAALDDLRTPAREGITGAREAGRIGFSAVRGGDIVGEHDVIFAGTGERLILRHVATDRAIFARGAIRAALWGQDKDPGEYDMADVLGLT
- a CDS encoding HIT family protein; the encoded protein is MTQDSCLFCRIAAGDLPAHVIHRDDRIVAFLDLHPIREGHALVIPRDHHVWFEDLPPGLATRITSCAQSIARAMKRLYDVPRVSMFYTGIHVAHAHAHVVPMHHVHDVTSLAYLAEGPDGFSAPPQLPADRMQDIARQLRDAI
- a CDS encoding COG3650 family protein, whose protein sequence is MLRAALVVLLLAGPAHATQEYILPTLFDVTGVAADDVLNLREGPDASAPIIGALAPDATHIEVVEERRGWGRVNAGERSGWVSLRFLAYRTDVWQDGALPQGFSCHGTEPFWNVATDGGELVLDGVDLPAQRHDIGAILGTGVFRDPMRAVLADDLTLIATPQICSDGMSDRLFGLRASLIRHGPSPQLLSGCCSIQP
- the tsaE gene encoding tRNA (adenosine(37)-N6)-threonylcarbamoyltransferase complex ATPase subunit type 1 TsaE — encoded protein: MTTLRLTADQDMTAALARMLAATARPGDTILLDGPVGAGKTHFARAFIRARQGPAAEDVPSPTFTLVQTYDDPMGTEVWHADLYRLTDPAELDELGLDEARDSAICLIEWPDRMETLPDTALTVAIMPDDDPDLRRIALSGPDLSRAVARARFVRGAGWADARVVPLAGDASARRYFRLTGPDGAAVLMDDPAGDCGQFVAMTHWLRERGFGAPELLAADTAAGLLLVQDLGDDLVARVLRDRPAQAQAIHDRITNLLVALHRHEVPDFVPALDGPALAEQAGLFADWYPQAVDQTDGFGRDIAPVIAALHADLAADQPPVLALRDFHAENLIWRGEAPLGLIDYQDAVSCHPAYDLVSVLQDARHEVAPAIETASIARYLAATGLDEGRFRAAYALLGAQRNLRILGIFTRLCVRDGKPRYLDFMPRVWGYVQRNLAHPALAPLARTLTGLPAPDGATLDRIRRRCAR
- a CDS encoding nucleotidyltransferase family protein, which gives rise to MRPLMIFAAGLGTRMRPLTQTRPKPLIEVAGQTLLDRALHLGRQAGCAPIAVNTHYLGQQIADHLAGQDVAISDEAGAILDTGGGLRKALPLLGSGPVMTLNPDVVWTGPNPLETLAREWRDGMQALLALVPIDRATARQGAGDFALDGAGRIARRGDFVYAGAQIVDPDLLADITDDVFSLNRVWDAAIARGTGFGTVHPGGWCDVGRPDAIPLAEALLHG